A genome region from Dickeya dadantii NCPPB 898 includes the following:
- a CDS encoding TIGR01777 family oxidoreductase, which produces MKLLITGGTGLIGRHLIARLLSLSHQVTVVTRSPERARRLWGAQVDYWRGLEEQTSLDGFDGVINLAGEPIADKRWTKAQKARLCQSRWDITRQLTQLIRQSQTPPAVLLSGSAVGYYGDQGQALVTEDEPPHDDFTHELCARWEALALEAESDQTRVGLLRTGVVLSTEGGALAKMLPVFRLGLGGPIGSGKQYLPWIHIDDMTNAILYLLDNPILSGPFNMVSPYPVRNEKFSAMLASALDRPGFMRTPGWALRILMGEAATLLLGGQRAIPQRLEKAGFGFRFFELEEALNDLLHPRAG; this is translated from the coding sequence ATGAAGTTACTGATCACCGGGGGAACCGGCCTTATTGGACGTCATCTGATTGCGCGTTTGCTGTCCCTGTCACATCAGGTAACCGTAGTAACCCGATCTCCAGAACGCGCGCGACGACTGTGGGGCGCTCAGGTCGATTACTGGCGTGGACTGGAGGAACAGACCTCGCTGGACGGTTTCGACGGCGTCATCAATCTGGCGGGTGAGCCGATCGCCGATAAACGCTGGACCAAAGCCCAAAAGGCGCGACTGTGCCAGAGCCGCTGGGATATTACCCGCCAGCTGACGCAGTTGATTCGCCAAAGTCAAACGCCGCCCGCGGTGTTGCTGTCCGGCTCGGCCGTCGGCTATTACGGCGATCAGGGGCAAGCGTTGGTGACCGAAGATGAACCACCCCACGACGATTTTACCCATGAACTCTGCGCTCGCTGGGAAGCGCTGGCGCTGGAAGCGGAAAGCGACCAGACCCGCGTCGGCCTGTTGCGCACCGGCGTGGTGCTGTCTACCGAAGGCGGCGCGCTGGCGAAAATGCTGCCGGTTTTCCGGCTGGGGCTGGGCGGTCCGATCGGCTCCGGCAAGCAATATCTGCCGTGGATTCACATTGACGATATGACCAACGCTATTTTGTACCTGCTGGATAACCCGATTCTGAGCGGCCCATTCAACATGGTGTCGCCCTATCCGGTGCGTAACGAGAAATTTTCCGCCATGCTGGCGAGCGCGTTGGATCGCCCCGGCTTTATGCGCACACCCGGCTGGGCGCTCAGGATATTGATGGGCGAAGCGGCGACGTTACTGCTAGGTGGGCAACGGGCGATTCCGCAACGGTTGGAGAAAGCCGGTTTCGGTTTTCGCTTCTTTGAACTAGAAGAGGCGCTGAACGATTTGCTGCATCCCCGCGCCGGCTGA